A genomic stretch from Halichoerus grypus chromosome 5, mHalGry1.hap1.1, whole genome shotgun sequence includes:
- the ZNF697 gene encoding zinc finger protein 697: MEQENKQGVCEARDSADQGMGSDFENSEDRERDPEERGMGSKPQDADKREGPPEQDLGSNPHDDALGGDPEERDLVSGICPEGLLSEEEGAALREDDYQSGVAEMAMFPGLSESDSISRSPQEEEEEEEESAGENRLDEEEQPPPPMLPWRRHLSLGSRHRSDKPAHRRFRRLHHPMAMDLGELDSLMASIMDAPTICPDCGESFSPGAAFLQHQRIHRLAEAAAAASLEPFGFAGECGAMVGMVGVGVAGGFGAGPALARPPREKPFRCGECGKGFSRNTYLTNHLRLHTGERPNLCADCGKSFSWRADLLKHRRLHTGEKPYPCPECGEAFSLSSHLLSHRRAHAAASGAGAAALRPFACGECGKGFVRRSHLANHQRIHTGEKPHGCGECGKRFSWRSDLVKHQRVHTGEKPYMCSECGETFSVSSHLFTHKRTHSGERPYVCRECGKGFGRNSHLVNHLRVHTGEKPFRCGQCEKRFSDFSTLTQHQRTHTGEKPYTCIECGKSFIQSSHLIRHRRIHTGNKPHKCAGCGKGFRYKTHLAQHQKLHLC; this comes from the exons AtggaacaagaaaataaacagggTGTGTGTGAAGCCCGGGACTCAGCAGACCAAGGGATGGGCTCTGATTTTGAGAACTCTGAAGACAGGGAACGGGAcccagaagaaagaggaatgggCTCCAAGCCACAGGACGCAGACAAGAGAGAAGGCCCCCCAGAGCAGGATCTGGGCTCCAACCCACATGATGACGCTCTGGGAGGGGACCCAGAGGAGAGGGATCTGGTGTCTGGCATCTGCCCAG AGGGGCTGCTGAGTGAGGAAGAAGGGGCTGCTCTCCGCGAAGATGATTACCAATCTGGTGTAGCTGAGATGGCGATGTTCCCGGGACTGTCTGAGTCCGACAGCATTTCCCGGAGcccccaggaagaggaggaggaggaagaggagagcgCTGGGGAGAACCGGCTCGACGAAGAGGAGCAGCCGCCCCCTCCCATGCTTCCCTGGAGGCGGCACCTCTCCCTGGGCAGTCGGCACCGGAGCGACAAGCCGGCCCACCGCCGCTTCCGCCGGCTCCATCACCCCATGGCCATGGACCTCGGGGAGCTCGACAGCCTGATGGCCAGCATCATGGACGCACCCACCATCTGCCCCGACTGCGGGGAGAGCTTCAGCCCGGGCGCCGCCTTCCTGCAGCACCAGCGCATCCACCGCCTGGCGGAGGCCGCGGCCGCCGCCAGCCTGGAGCCCTTCGGCTTCGCGGGCGAGTGCGGAGCCATGGTGGGGATGGTGGGCGTGGGCGTGGCGGGGGGCTTCGGGGCGGGGCCCGCGTTGGCCCGGCCCCCGCGCGAGAAGCCTTTCCGCTGCGGGGAATGCGGCAAGGGCTTCAGCCGCAACACCTACCTGACCAACCACCTGCGCCTGCACACGGGCGAGCGGCCCAACCTGTGCGCCGACTGCGGCAAGAGCTTCAGCTGGCGCGCCGACCTGCTCAAGCACCGGCGCCtgcacacgggcgagaagccctacCCGTGCCCCGAGTGTGGCGAGGCCTTCAGCCTCAGCTCGCACCTGCTGAGCCACCGGCGCGCGCACGCGGCGGCCAGCGGCGCGGGGGCGGCGGCGCTGCGGCCCTTCGCCTGCGGCGAGTGCGGCAAGGGCTTCGTGCGCCGCTCGCACCTGGCCAACCACCAGCGCAtccacacgggcgagaagccgCACGGCTGCGGCGAGTGCGGCAAGCGCTTCAGCTGGCGCTCGGACCTGGTGAAGCACCAGCGCGtgcacacgggcgagaagccctacATGTGCTCCGAGTGCGGCGAGACCTTCAGCGTCAGCTCGCACCTCTTCACGCACAAGCGCACGCACTCGGGCGAGCGGCCCTACGTGTGCCGCGAGTGCGGCAAGGGCTTCGGGCGCAACTCGCACCTGGTGAACCACCTGCGCGtgcacacgggcgagaagccctTCCGCTGCGGCCAGTGCGAGAAGCGCTTCAGCGACTTCTCGACGCTCACGCAGCACCAGCGCAcgcacacgggcgagaagccctacACGTGCATCGAGTGCGGCAAGAGCTTCATCCAGAGCTCGCACCTGATCCGCCACCGCCGCATCCACACCGGCAACAAGCCGCACAAGTGCGCGGGCTGTGGCAAGGGCTTCCGCTACAAAACGCATCTGGCGCAGCACCAGAAGCTGCACCTGTGCTAG